A DNA window from Rhodococcus sp. Z13 contains the following coding sequences:
- a CDS encoding DUF3099 domain-containing protein, giving the protein MARTHGFGGSPEYGSPDNPVLITEAATSLEDQHRARVRKYLTLMSIRIPALLFAAIAYGIWENPWLSMAIIGLSIPLPWMAVLIANDRPPRRKDEPSRWDGRFETDAPAIEPTRHHIIDG; this is encoded by the coding sequence ATGGCAAGAACTCACGGTTTCGGCGGATCCCCCGAATACGGATCACCCGACAACCCGGTTCTGATCACCGAGGCGGCCACGTCGCTCGAGGACCAGCACCGAGCACGGGTTCGCAAGTACCTCACGTTGATGTCCATCCGCATCCCGGCCCTGCTCTTCGCCGCGATCGCCTACGGGATCTGGGAGAACCCCTGGCTGTCCATGGCGATCATCGGCCTGTCCATCCCGCTGCCGTGGATGGCCGTGCTCATCGCCAACGACCGCCCGCCGCGCCGCAAGGACGAGCCGAGCCGGTGGGACGGCCGGTTCGAGACCGACGCACCCGCCATCGAGCCGACGCGACACCACATCATCGACGGCTGA